From the genome of Varibaculum prostatecancerukia, one region includes:
- the murA gene encoding UDP-N-acetylglucosamine 1-carboxyvinyltransferase, which produces MEPVLEVQGGHPLTGRIKVRGAKNFVPKAMVAALLGKTPSVLKNVPLIRDVDIVCGLLELHGVKTDYDSASGQLFIDPSNIEAAQVASIDTLAGSSRIPILFCGPLLHRLGEAIIPDLGGCVIGTRPIDFHLSILRSFGAQVDKMRSGIHIAAPEGLRGAVIELPYPSVGATEQTLLAGVQAEGITELRGAAIEPEIMDLINVLQKMGAIISVDTDRTIQIEGVENLEGFTHTALSDRIEAASWGSAALATHGDIFVEGASQPEMITFLNVFRKVGGAFSVERDGIRFYHPGGELKPIVLETNVHPGFMTDWQQPLVVALTQAHGLSIVHETVYEQRFGFTTALNKMGAQIQLYRECLTGLACRFGQRNYYHSAAISGPTPLHGADITIPDLRGGFSHLIAALAAEGKSTVRGIDMISRGYEHFLTKLGTLGAQVKLEK; this is translated from the coding sequence GTGGAACCGGTTCTAGAAGTGCAAGGCGGACATCCGCTGACAGGTCGTATTAAGGTGCGGGGGGCAAAGAATTTTGTACCTAAAGCGATGGTAGCGGCGCTGTTAGGGAAAACTCCTTCCGTCTTGAAAAATGTGCCACTTATTCGTGACGTAGATATTGTCTGCGGTTTGCTGGAACTGCACGGAGTGAAAACCGACTACGATTCCGCTAGTGGACAATTGTTTATTGACCCCTCTAATATCGAGGCTGCCCAGGTGGCCAGTATCGATACCCTGGCAGGTTCTTCGCGAATCCCGATCCTATTCTGTGGGCCACTCCTACACCGCCTCGGGGAAGCGATCATACCTGACCTGGGTGGGTGCGTAATCGGGACTCGTCCTATTGATTTCCACCTGTCGATTCTGCGTTCTTTTGGGGCGCAGGTAGACAAGATGCGTTCCGGCATTCATATCGCCGCTCCAGAAGGTTTGCGGGGAGCAGTCATCGAACTGCCCTACCCTTCAGTAGGCGCAACTGAACAGACCCTGCTGGCGGGGGTACAAGCCGAGGGGATTACGGAGCTGCGTGGTGCCGCCATTGAACCGGAAATCATGGATTTGATCAATGTGCTGCAAAAGATGGGCGCCATCATCAGCGTAGATACTGATCGCACTATCCAGATTGAAGGGGTCGAAAACCTGGAAGGTTTCACTCACACCGCCCTCTCCGATCGCATCGAGGCCGCCTCCTGGGGGTCAGCCGCCCTCGCCACCCACGGAGATATTTTTGTGGAGGGCGCCTCCCAGCCGGAAATGATTACCTTCCTTAATGTGTTCCGCAAGGTGGGGGGCGCATTCTCGGTGGAACGAGACGGGATTCGTTTCTATCATCCAGGCGGGGAACTAAAACCGATTGTGCTAGAAACCAATGTGCATCCCGGATTTATGACTGACTGGCAGCAACCCTTGGTGGTGGCGCTCACCCAGGCTCACGGACTGTCAATCGTGCATGAAACCGTCTATGAGCAGCGTTTTGGATTCACCACCGCCCTCAATAAGATGGGGGCGCAAATTCAACTGTATCGGGAATGTCTAACCGGATTGGCCTGCAGATTCGGGCAAAGAAACTATTATCATTCGGCGGCGATTTCCGGGCCGACCCCGCTGCACGGAGCCGATATTACCATCCCCGACCTGCGGGGAGGGTTCTCCCATTTAATTGCGGCGCTGGCCGCCGAAGGGAAATCTACAGTCCGCGGAATCGATATGATTAGCCGCGGGTACGAGCATTTCCTTACTAAACTGGGAACATTAGGTGCGCAAGTCAAGCTGGAAAAATAA
- a CDS encoding lysophospholipid acyltransferase family protein → MAGKFSRFYKFCVRVARIPVGAVTRRHWEGQENLPKEGGFVAVVNHISEFDSMTMMHFMTSAGYPVRVLCKEELFKVPVLGSILRACGQIPVYRESTHSRDALSAAIKGLQAGECITVYGEGTLTRDPDFWPMRMKTGAVRMALRARVPLVPVVQWGAQDVLDRYARRPDLKGKKDVWVHALPAVDLSDLYDRADDPEAWYQATERIEAAICRGLEQIRGIKMPHRPLDRKSARMPSKKQLGVAAKAWRADHPEKPVTARELGELGPYLKGGSTSTNPESQQEG, encoded by the coding sequence ATGGCCGGTAAATTTTCTCGCTTCTATAAGTTTTGTGTACGCGTAGCGCGTATACCTGTAGGGGCGGTCACCCGCCGGCATTGGGAAGGGCAAGAAAACCTGCCTAAAGAGGGCGGGTTTGTGGCTGTTGTTAACCACATTTCCGAGTTCGATTCCATGACCATGATGCACTTTATGACCAGTGCGGGATATCCGGTGCGAGTTCTTTGTAAAGAGGAACTTTTCAAGGTTCCGGTGTTGGGTTCGATTTTGCGTGCTTGCGGGCAAATTCCGGTTTATCGGGAATCCACCCACTCCCGGGACGCGCTTTCTGCCGCGATTAAGGGGCTGCAAGCAGGCGAATGTATCACGGTTTACGGGGAAGGCACCTTGACTCGAGATCCCGATTTTTGGCCGATGCGGATGAAAACCGGGGCGGTGCGGATGGCGCTGCGTGCGCGAGTGCCGCTGGTTCCGGTGGTGCAGTGGGGGGCGCAGGATGTGCTGGATCGTTACGCTCGCCGTCCAGACTTGAAGGGTAAAAAGGATGTGTGGGTACATGCTCTGCCCGCCGTAGACCTATCTGACCTGTATGATCGGGCTGATGATCCTGAAGCTTGGTATCAGGCTACCGAAAGAATAGAAGCGGCGATTTGCCGCGGCCTGGAACAGATTCGAGGAATAAAAATGCCGCACCGTCCTCTAGATCGTAAATCTGCCCGGATGCCCTCAAAGAAACAATTAGGGGTAGCTGCGAAGGCATGGCGAGCAGATCACCCCGAAAAGCCGGTAACTGCGCGGGAACTAGGAGAGCTCGGCCCTTATCTTAAAGGCGGTTCTACCAGCACTAACCCTGAGTCTCAACAGGAGGGGTAG
- a CDS encoding NAD(P)H-dependent glycerol-3-phosphate dehydrogenase, with the protein MSASSVRKVAVLGAGAWGTVFAQILADAGNEVRIWARRAELAEQINAGENPRYVPGIKLHGLSAASDLEWVCQGVGMVVVSIPSNGVRALMEQVRDFLPLNATVISLVKGLEAGTLQVMTEVISEAGRIHPSRIVAVSGPNLSGEIARHEPTGAAVAGEDSWRAGLVASRIHTHYFRPYVAEDVVGVEIGGVVKNIVAMAVGAAEGLGLGVNSRSFLITRGLAEMVRLGVAMGAKSDTFLGLAGLGDLVATCSSSSSRNFAFGYRLGQGMDISQALEASAGTVEGARSCPVVRELAHKKGVSMPINSAAYRVISGKQTLEEALVSLSTGPRVTDGPSARMV; encoded by the coding sequence ATGTCCGCCTCCTCCGTTCGCAAAGTCGCTGTGCTCGGCGCCGGAGCTTGGGGAACCGTATTTGCGCAAATACTTGCGGATGCTGGCAATGAGGTACGGATCTGGGCGCGGCGAGCAGAACTTGCCGAACAAATCAACGCGGGCGAAAATCCGCGGTACGTGCCGGGAATAAAACTGCATGGACTCAGTGCCGCTAGTGACCTGGAATGGGTTTGCCAAGGTGTCGGGATGGTAGTGGTGTCGATTCCTTCAAATGGGGTGCGCGCCCTCATGGAGCAAGTCCGTGACTTTCTTCCCCTAAATGCCACCGTGATTTCGCTGGTAAAAGGGTTAGAAGCAGGAACCTTGCAAGTAATGACGGAAGTTATCTCCGAGGCCGGACGGATACACCCTTCCCGGATAGTGGCGGTGTCGGGGCCGAACCTTTCTGGCGAGATTGCCCGACACGAACCCACCGGAGCCGCCGTTGCCGGGGAAGACTCTTGGCGCGCAGGCTTGGTGGCTTCGCGCATTCACACCCATTATTTCCGTCCCTATGTGGCAGAAGATGTAGTGGGGGTAGAAATCGGCGGGGTAGTCAAGAACATTGTCGCTATGGCGGTTGGCGCCGCTGAAGGTCTGGGACTGGGAGTCAACTCCCGTTCTTTCCTGATTACTCGCGGGCTGGCCGAAATGGTGCGTCTCGGGGTAGCGATGGGCGCAAAGTCAGATACCTTCCTGGGACTAGCGGGACTGGGCGACCTGGTAGCAACCTGCTCTTCCTCATCCTCCCGCAATTTTGCTTTCGGTTATCGACTAGGGCAGGGGATGGATATTTCCCAGGCGCTGGAGGCTTCGGCGGGCACGGTCGAGGGGGCACGCTCGTGTCCGGTAGTGCGCGAATTGGCGCATAAGAAGGGAGTTTCAATGCCGATTAACTCCGCCGCCTATCGGGTGATTAGTGGTAAACAGACTTTAGAAGAAGCGTTAGTATCTTTGAGTACTGGGCCGCGGGTAACTGATGGACCCAGCGCGCGAATGGTATAG